From one Drosophila subpulchrella strain 33 F10 #4 breed RU33 chromosome 3L, RU_Dsub_v1.1 Primary Assembly, whole genome shotgun sequence genomic stretch:
- the LOC119553397 gene encoding importin-7, whose product MEAQKLTELLRATIDPNPEQRKAAEDQLAQIHKIIGFVPTILQIVMQTTVEQPVRQAGAVYLKNLINSSWSDHEAKPGEPIPFSIHEQDRAMIRGAIVDAIVHAPELIRVQLSVCVNHIIKSDFPGRWPQVVDNISIYLQNQDVNGWNGALVTMYQLVKTYEYKRSEERTPLNEAMNLLLPMIYQLMVRLLAEQSEQSVLLQKQILKIYYALTQYSLPLDLITKEIFSQWMEICRQVADRDVPDSSHLDDDERTEFPYWKTKKWALHIMVRMFERYGSPSNVVSEKYQKFAEWYLPTFSQGVLEVLLKILDQYRNRVYVSPRVLTDVLNYLKNAVSHAYTWKLIKPHMVAVIQDVIFPIMSFTDSDQELWESDPYEYIRLKFDIFEDYATPVPAAQSLLHSICKKRKGVLPKAMATIMQIITSPNADNKQKDGALHMIGTLADVLLKKALYRDQVESMLTTYVFPEFQNPAGHMRARACWVLHYFCDVQIKNPQVLAEIMRLTTNALLTDKELPVKVEAAIGLQMFLSSQDEAPQYVEGQIKEITKELLTIIRETENEDLTNVMQKIVCTFTEQLLPVATEICQHLATTFSQVLESEEGSDEKAITAMSLLNTIETLLSVMEEHPDVLLNLHPIVINVVGHIFQHNITDFYEETFSLVYDLTAKAISPEMWQMLELIYQVFKKDGIDYFIDIMPALHNYVTVDTPAFLSNPNRLLAILDMCKTMLTGSPGEDPECHAAKLMEVIILQCKGQIDSVIHMFVELALSRLTREVQSSELRTMCLQVVIAALYYNPQLLLSILDKMSQQNNESISAHFIKQWLHDTDCFLGIHDRKLCVLGLCTLISLGEAKPQVLSEVAGKIVPALILLFDGLKRAYESRAQEEEEEEEEEDCDDCEEALSSDEDDMDEMAPDYLDKLAEFAKTKGGEAGFEVKAEIKDEDADSDGEAEESVGDLNETGLESFTTPIDDEENESAIDEYWTFKEVITALSAQDQAWYALLTSNLTPEQAKALQEVVVTADQRKAAKESKLIEKQGGFAFPQTAVPTSFKFGS is encoded by the exons ATGGAGGCACAAAAACTCACGGAACTGTTGCGCGCAACTATTGATCCGAATCCGGAGCAGCGCAAGGCGGCCGAGGATCAACTGGCCCAG ATACACAAAATCATTGGATTCGTGCCGACCATACTGCAGATCGTGATGCAGACAACGGTGGAACAGCCGGTGCGCCAGGCAGGAGCTGTCTACCTCAAGAATCTGATCAACAGCAGCTGGTCGGATCACGAGGCCAAGCCCGGGGAGCCCATACCCTTCTCCATTCACGAGCAGGATCGGGCCATGATCCGTGGCGCCATCGTGGACGCCATTGTCCATGCTCCCGAGCTAATCAG GGTCCAGCTGTCCGTCTGCGTGAATCACATCATTAAGAGCGACTTCCCCGGCCGCTGGCCACAGGTGGTGGACAACATCAGCATCTATCTGCAGAACCAGGATGTCAACGGCTGGAACGGAGCTCTGGTGACCATGTACCAGCTGGTCAAGACCTACGAGTACAAGCGCAGCGAGGAGCGAACGCCGCTGAACGAGGCCATGAACCTGCTACTGCCCATGATCTACCAGCTGATGGTGCGTCTGCTGGCCGAGCAGTCCGAGCAATCGGTGCTGCTGCAGAAGCAGATCCTCAAGATCTACTATGCCCTCACGCAATACAGCCTGCCGCTGGACCTCATCACCAAGGAGATTTTCTCGCAATGGATGGAGATTTGCCGCCAGGTGGCCGATCGCGACGTGCCCGACAGCTCGCACCTGGACGATGACGAGCGAACGGAGTTCCCCTACTGGAAGACCAAGAAGTGGGCCCTCCACATCATGGTTCGCATGTTCGAGCG TTATGGCAGTCCTAGCAATGTGGTTAGTgagaaataccaaaaattCGCCGAGTGGTATTTGCCCACGTTCAGCCAGGGCGTCCTGGAGGTGCTTCTCAAGATCCTGGACCAGTACCGCAACCGCGTCTACGTCTCGCCGCGTGTCCTCACTGACGTGCTCAACTATCTGAAGAATGC GGTTAGCCACGCCTACACCTGGAAGCTAATCAAGCCCCACATGGTGGCCGTCATCCAGGATGTTATCTTTCCCATCATGTCGTTCACTGACTCCGACCAGGAGCTCTGGGAGAGCGATCCCTACGAGTACATTCGCTTGAAGTTTG ATATCTTTGAGGATTACGCCACCCCTGTACCGGCTGCCCAATCCCTGCTGCATTCCATCTGCAAAAAGCGCAAGGGCGTCCTGCCCAAGGCCATGGCCACTATTATGCAGATAATTACATCTCCGAATGCAGACAACAAGCAGAAGGATGGTGCATTGCACATGATTGGAACGCTGGCGGACGTGCTGCTCAAGAAGGCTCTGTACCGCGATCAGGTGGAGTCTATGCTGACCACCTATGTGTTCCCAGAATTCCAAAATCCCGCTGGACACATGAGGGCACGTGCCTGCTGGGTGCTGCACTACTTCTGTGACGTCCAGATCAAGAATCCCCAAGTGCTGGCCGAGATTATGCGTCTGACCACAAATGCTCTGCTTACGGACAAGGAGTTGCCCGTCAAAGTGGAGGCGGCCATTGGTCTGCAGATGTTCCTATCGTCCCAGGACGAGGCGCCGCAATACGTGGAGGGGCAGATCAAGGAGATCACCAAGGAGCTGCTTACCATCATCCGCGAGACGGAGAACGAGGACCTGACGAACGTTATGCAAAAGATCGTGTGCACCTTCACCGAGCAGTTGCTGCCGGTGGCCACCGAGATCTGCCAGCACCTGGCCACCACCTTCAGCCAGGTCCTGGAGTCCGAGGAGGGATCCGACGAGAAGGCCATCACAGCCATGAGTCTGCTCAACACTATTGAGACTCTGCTCAGTGTGATGGAGGAGCACCCCGATGTCCTGCTCAACCTGCACCCGATCGTTATCAATGTGGTCGGACACATTTTCCAGCACAACATCACCG ACTTTTATGAGGAAACCTTCTCGCTGGTCTACGATCTGACGGCCAAGGCGATTTCTCCCGAGATGTGGCAGATGCTGGAGCTGATCTACCAGGTGTTCAAGAAGGACGGCATCGACTACTTTATCGACATTATGCCTGCGCTGCATAACTATGTGACTGTCGACACGCCCGCCTTCCTATCCAATCCCAACAGACTGTTGGCCATTCTGGACATGTGCAAGACG ATGCTTACTGGCAGTCCAGGTGAAGATCCCGAGTGCCATGCCGCCAAACTGATGGAGGTGATCATCCTACAGTGCAAGGGACAGATCGACTCAGTGATACACATGTTCGTGGAGCTGGCTCTGTCCAGGCTTACTCGCGAAGTTCAGTCCTCGGAGCTGCGCACCATGTGCCTGCAGGTGGTGATCGCAGCCCTCTACTATAATCCCCAGTTGCTGCTGTCCATTCTGGACAAGATGTCCCAGCAGAACAACGAGTCCATCAGCGCGCACTTCATCAAGCAGTGGCTCCACGACACGGACTGTTTCCTAGG CATCCACGATCGCAAACTGTGCGTCTTGGGTCTGTGCACCCTCATCTCGTTGGGTGAAGCCAAGCCGCAGGTGCTGAGCGAGGTGGCCGGCAAGATTGTGCCCGCCCTTATTCTGCTTTTCGATGGCCTAAAGCGCGCCTATGAGTCGCGGGctcaggaggaggaggaagaagaggaggaggaggactgTGACGATTGTGAGGAGGCTCTGTCCAGTGACGAGGATGATATGGACGAAATGGCGCCCGACTATTTGGACAAGTTGGCCGAATTTGCCAAAACGAAGGGCGGTGAGGCGGGCTTTGAGGTAAAAGCCGAGATCAAGGACGAGGATGCGGATTCGGACGGCGAGGCTGAGGAGTCTGTGGGTGATCTGAACGAGACTGGGCTGGAGTCCTTCACCACGCCCATCGACGATGAGGAGAACGAGAGCGCCATCGATGAGTACTGGACGTTTAAGGAAGTTATCACAG CACTTTCTGCACAAGACCAAGCCTGGTATGCGCTGCTGACCTCCAACCTCACACCTGAACAGGCCAAGGCGCTGCAAGAGGTGGTGGTGACCGCCGATCAGCGCAAGGCCGCCAAGGAATCGAAGCTGATCGAGAAACAGGGCGGCTTCGCCTTCCCACAGACCGCCGTGCCCACGTCCTTCAAGTTCGGCTCCTAA
- the LOC119554852 gene encoding lariat debranching enzyme: protein MKVAVEGCAHGELERIYDTIASIEKDSGTKIDLLLCCGDFQSTRNLEDLQTMAVPKKYLDMCSFYKYYSGELVAPVLTIFIGGNHEASNYLQELPYGGWVAPNIYYLGYAGVVNVNGVRIAGISGIFKGHDFLRGHHEYPPYTDSTCRSVYHVRQLEVFRLKQLSGRVDIFLSHDWPSGIYEYGNKAQLLRKKPFFKADMESGKLGSQPLEELLKAIQPTYWFAAHLHCKFAALVPHNHSPKRADDGSSSSSSSSEDEDEEKEEKTTPTSPPTKHVPVTKFLALDKCLPRRAFLQVVEIPSDPIEGKPRLDYDAEWLAILHSTNHLISVKENYYYLPGKKAGELTERFNFTPTEEELDAVTTKFQKLQVPENFERTVPAFDPAEQSNYKHMVVGQPKVHLNPQSNSFCVALGIDDPLCLVLLANGKDLPAVGCAETVAVEANDSTKVEPLEEDIGEPLVTPTKRKLNLSLPAPISAPADTTDKNVIDLPEEVEPEETIAETEAHTVEEQASEPASPNIKKLKRRNQNIYQAQDD, encoded by the exons ATGAAAGTAGCTGTAGAGGGATGCGCCCATGGCGAACTGGAACGTATATATGACACCATAGCGAGCATCGAAAAGGACAGCGGCACCAAGATCGACTTGCTTCTGTGCTGCGGCGATTTCCAGTCCACCCGGAATCTAGAGGATTTGCAGACGATGGCGGTGCCAAAGAAGTACCTGGACATGTGCTCCTTCTACAA ATACTACAGCGGTGAGCTGGTGGCTCCCGTCCTGACCATTTTCATTGGCGGGAACCACGAGGCCTCCAATTACCTACAGGAGCTCCCCTACGGCGGTTGGGTTGCTCCCAATATCTACTACCTCGGCTACGCCGGCGTGGTCAATGTAAATGGAGTTCGCATCGCTGGAATAAGTGGAATATTCAAGGGCCACGACTTTTTGCGAGGCCACCACGAATATCCTCCTTATACCGACTCCACGTGTCGCAGTGTCTACCATGTACGGCAGTTGGAAGTCTTCCGGCTGAAGCAATTGTCCGGGAGGGTGGACATCTTCCTTTCCCACGACTGGCCCTCGGGAATCTATGAGTACGGGAACAAGGCACAGCTGCTGCGCAAGAAACCCTTCTTTAAGGCGGACATGGAGAGCGGTAAGCTGGGCAGTCAGCCACTGGAGGAACTGCTGAAAGCCATCCAGCCGACCTACTGGTTTGCTGCTCATCTGCACTGCAAATTTGCCGCCCTGGTGCCCCATAATCACAGCCCGAAGCGAGCTGATGATggatcctcctcctccagcagcagcagtgaGGATGAAGACGAGGAAAAGGAGGAGAAGACAACACCTACGTCTCCCCCAACTAAACACGTTCCCGTGACAAAATTCCTGGCTCTTGACAAATGTTTGCCGCGACGTGCATTCCTTCAAGTGGTGGAGATACCGAGTGACCCCATTGAGGGTAAACCACGTCTGGACTACGACGCCGAGTGGCTGGCCATCCTGCATAGTACAAATCATTTGATTTCTGTAAAGGAGAACTACTACTATCTGCCCGGAAAAAAGGCGGGAGAGCTTACAGAGCGATTTAACTTCACGCCCACCGAAGAGGAACTGGATGCGGTGACCACAAAGTTCCAGAAACTCCAGGTGCCGGAGAACTTTGAGCGCACAGTGCCAGCTTTTGATCCCGCAGAGCAATCCAACTACAAGCACATGGTCGTGGGTCAACCGAAGGTGCACCTAAATCCCCAAAGTAATAGCTTTTGTGTTGCTTTGGGCATAGATGATCCACTGTGCCTAGTTTTGTTGGCGAATGGCAAAGATCTGCCTGCGGTGGGATGTGCTGAAACTGTCGCTGTTGAGGCAAACGATAGCACTAAAGTGGAGCCGCTGGAAGAAGACATCGGTGAACCTTTGGTCACGCCCACCAAACGGAAACTGAACTTATCCCTGCCAGCTCCTATATCAGCACCTGCAGATACTACCGATAAAAATGTAATAGATCTTCCCGAGGAGGTGGAACCGGAGGAAACAATTGCAGAAACAGAAGCCCATACGGTAGAGGAACAAGCTTCAGAGCCCGCTAGTCCCAATATCAAGAAGCTGAAGCGACGAAATCAGAATATATACCAAGCACAAGATGATTAA
- the LOC119554853 gene encoding 2-aminoethanethiol dioxygenase → MTTHFTNVLRQAFKTFDRANHASFNANLQHLRQLTDELTYRDLHLREELFRSVASHRAPCSYMHIFEDDRFSMSLFIVRGASVIPLHDHPMMFGLLRCIWGQLRVDSFSQQLGPDEPLTYDPHPSVVKVKTEEPSLVSPASPCATLTPRKRNYHQIAQFGNGVAAFFDILSPPYDADMPTYGPRQCRFYRAKVDAGQVQLHCIPSPDTYYCDVVDTPESVVQAAFQCADEVYAENATGTQ, encoded by the coding sequence ATGACTACTCACTTCACCAATGTGCTGCGGCAGGCCTTCAAGACGTTCGACCGTGCGAATCACGCCAGCTTCAATGCGAACCTGCAGCATTTGCGCCAGTTGACCGATGAGCTGACCTACCGGGACTTGCACCTGCGCGAGGAACTCTTCCGGAGCGTGGCCAGCCACCGGGCACCCTGCAGCTACATGCACATCTTCGAGGACGACCGCTTCTCCATGAGCCTGTTCATTGTGCGCGGAGCGAGTGTGATTCCCCTGCATGACCACCCCATGATGTTTGGCCTGCTGCGCTGCATTTGGGGCCAGTTAAGGGTGGATAGCTTCTCACAACAACTGGGGCCAGATGAGCCGCTGACCTACGACCCGCATCCCTCGGTGGTGAAAGTGAAAACCGAGGAACCCAGCTTGGTATCGCCCGCAAGTCCGTGTGCCACCCTGACGCCGCGGAAGAGGAACTACCATCAGATTGCTCAGTTTGGCAATGGCGTGGCGGCTTTCTTTGACATCCTCAGTCCGCCTTACGATGCGGACATGCCCACATATGGTCCGCGACAGTGCCGCTTCTATCGCGCCAAGGTGGATGCCGGCCAGGTGCAGCTGCACTGCATCCCCTCGCCGGATACGTACTACTGCGACGTGGTCGACACGCCCGAATCCGTGGTGCAGGCCGCTTTTCAGTGCGCCGATGAGGTCTATGCCGAAAATGCCACCGGGACACAGTGA
- the LOC119553709 gene encoding 39S ribosomal protein L36, mitochondrial, with protein MSLASRILQQGSRLWSGLSAARGFHILMRPAAPTTGTMQNTQLMAVASGIPQGSGLLIPGSTLVQQVAGFKVKGRLKRRCKDCYIVVRQERGYVICPTHPRHKQMSMKKRDYKSWILTHATQSKERGY; from the coding sequence ATGTCCCTGGCCAGTAGAATCCTGCAACAAGGCTCTCGCCTGTGGAGTGGACTCAGTGCCGCACGCGGCTTTCACATTCTCATGCGACCGGCGGCTCCTACGACAGGAACCATGCAAAACACGCAACTGATGGCCGTCGCAAGTGGGATTCCACAAGGATCGGGACTCCTGATTCCCGGCTCCACACTGGTCCAACAGGTGGCAGGGTTCAAGGTCAAAGGTCGCCTGAAGCGACGCTGCAAGGACTGCTACATCGTGGTGCGTCAGGAGCGCGGTTATGTCATCTGCCCCACGCATCCGCGCCACAAGCAGATGTCGATGAAGAAGCGCGACTACAAGTCCTGGATCCTGACGCACGCCACCCAGTCCAAGGAGCGCGGCTATTAG
- the LOC119552896 gene encoding SUMO-activating enzyme subunit 2: MAAAIDGVFPATLQELVKKSKVLVVGAGGIGCEVLKNLVLSGFTDIEIIDLDTIDLSNLNRQFLFHREHVGKSKARVARESALSFNPDAKITAYHDSVTSTDYGVSFFKKFDLVLSALDNRAARNHVNRMCLNADVPLIESGTAGYNGQVELIKRGLTQCYECTPKDKQRSFPGCTIRNTPSEPIHCIVWAKHLFNQLFGESLEDEDISPDAADPDAKEKDGADGDAEPKAAEKEKEKDEESKEEKEAKEDTANGNIVRINTRQWAKDCNYDPGKLFNKFFNEDITYLLRMSNLWKTRKAPVPVQWDTLVPKDSSGDGKDVAKQHHKIWSIEECAQVFANALKELSLTFLKLEGDDTLSWDKDDQPAMDFVAACANVRSHIFNIERKSRFEIKSMAGNIIPAIATTNAITAGISVMRAFKVLQAKWEECKAVYARLRPNARNHFLVPDAILPGPNPNCYVCASDPAITLKVDTKRIRIKELRDDVLVKTLNMLNPDVTVESNGSILISSEEGETESNEDKLLCDLNIVDGVILKCDDFFQNYELSIIISHFDAERDQALFEVVADAEQLKPKEEEQKKDGDAEKGDEPKTAKKRSANGEGDSKDDGPSTSKRSRPTEVVEEDDDDCLMIEEDEDEADVVAVATDKLTVQSPPKSGAKRKPSEVIEDEDITEILDSSDDEPAAPTKSKRSRLDESLTNPVEVISID; this comes from the exons ATGGCTGCAGCTATCGATGGTGTGTTCCCGGCCACATTGCAGGAGCTGGTGAAGAAGTCCAAGGTGCTGGTGGTGGGAGCCGGCGGAATTGGCTGCGAAGTGCTCAAGAACCTTGTGCTTAGCGGCTTTACAGATATAGAAATT ATCGATCTGGACACCATTGATCTGAGCAACCTGAACCGACAGTTCCTCTTCCATCGGGAGCACGTTGGGAAATCGAAGGCGCGGGTGGCGAGGGAAAGCGCCTTGAGCTTCAATCCGGATGCCAAGATTACAGCTTATCATGACAGCGTCACATC CACTGATTATGGCGTCAGCTTCTTCAAGAAGTTTGACTTGGTGCTCAGTGCCCTGGACAACAGGGCAGCCAGGAACCATGTGAATCGCATGTGTCTAAATGCGGATGTCCCGCTGATCGAGAGCGGCACCGCCGGCTACAATGGCCAGGTCGAGCTGATCAAGCGGGGCCTCACCCAGTGCTACGAGTGCACGCCGAAGGATAAACAGCGAAGCTTTCCCGGCTGCACTATTCGCAATACGCCCTCTGAACCGATTCACTGCATTGTTTGGGCCAAGCATCTATTCAA TCAACTCTTTGGCGAGTCTCTGGAAGATGAGGATATTTCCCCCGATGCCGCTGATCCCGACGCCAAGGAGAAAGATGGCGCCGACGGAGACGCTGAGCCTAAGGCTGCTGAAAAGGAAAAAGAAAAGGACGAGGAGTCCAAGGAGGAGAAGGAGGCCAAAGAGGATACGGCCAATGGAAATATAGTGCGCATCAACACCCGCCAGTGGGCCAAGGACTGCAACTATGACCCCGGCAAACTGTTCAACAAGTTTTTCAACGAGGACATTACCTACTTGTTGCGCATGTCGAATCTCTGGAAGACGCGCAAGGCGCCCGTGCCCGTGCAGTGGGACACCCTGGTGCCCAAGGACTCCTCTGGCGACGGGAAGGATGTAGCTAAGCAGCACCATAAGATCTGGTCAATCGAGGAGTGCGCTCAAGTCTTTGCCAATGCTTTAAAAGAGTTGAGCTTGACTTTCCTTAAACTGGAAGGTGATGATACGCTGTCCTGGGACAAGGACGACCAACCAGCCATGGATTTCGTGGCCGCCTGCGCCAATGTGCGATCCCACATTTTTAACATCGAGCGCAAGTCGAGATTCGAGATCAAGTCGATGGCGGGCAACATTATTCCGGCCATTGCCACCACCAATGCAATTACGGCGGGTATTTCGGTTATGCGAGCGTTCAAAGTTCTGCAGGCCAAGTGGGAGGAATGCAAGGCTGTGTATGCTCGACTCAGGCCAAATGCACGCAATCACTTCCTCGTGCCGGACGCCATTCTCCCGGGTCCCAATCCCAACTGCTATGTATGCGCCAGCGATCCGGCCATTACTCTCAAGGTTGACACCAAACGCATCCGTATAAAGGAGCTGCGCGACGACGTCCTGGTAAAGACACTCAACATGCTGAATCCGGATGTGACTGTGGAGAGCAATGGATCCATTCTGATCTCCTCGGAGGAGGGCGAAACCGAATCTAACGAGGACAAGCTCCTATGCGATTTGAACATTGTTGATGGTGTGATCCTCAAATGCGACGACTTCTTCCAGAACTATGAGCTAAGTATCATTATTTCCCACTTCGATGCGGAGCGGGATCAGGCCTTGTTCGAAGTCGTGGCCGATGCCGAGCAGTTGAAGCCCAAAGAGGAGGAGCAAAAGAAGGATGGTGATGCAGAAAAGGGGGATGAACCGAAAACGGCTAAGAAGCGCTCTGCCAACGGGGAAGGTGACTCAAAGGACGATGGTCCATCTACCTCAAAGCGCAGCCGGCCCACCGAAGTGGTTGAGGAGGATGACGATGATTGTCTGATGATTGAGGAGGACGAGGATGAAGCGGATGTCGTTGCCGTGGCCACCGACAAACTCACCGTGCAGAGTCCACCAAAGTCGGGAGCTAAGCGCAAGCCGAGTGAAGTGATCGAAGATGAAGACATTACGGAGATCTTGGATTCCTCCGACGATGAGCCTGCTGCACCCACCAAGAGTAAGCGCTCCAGACTGGATGAGTCGCTGACCAACCCAGTTGAAGTCATCAGTATCGATTAA
- the LOC119552897 gene encoding phosphatidate cytidylyltransferase, photoreceptor-specific, translating into MAEVRRRKGEEEPLEETAISGTGGAIKRNSSAADSSDHVDSEEEKIPEEKFVDDLAKNLPQGTDKTPEILDSALKDLPDRWKNWVIRGIFTWIMIWAFALIIYGGPLALMITTLLVQVKCFQEIISIGYQVYRIHGLPWFRSLSWYFLLTSNYFFYGENLVDYFGVVINRVEYLKFLVTYHRFLSFALYIIGFVWFVLSLVKKYYIKQFSLFAWTHVSLLIVVTQSYLIIQNIFEGLIWFIVPVSMIVCNDVMAYVFGFFFGRTPLIKLSPKKTWEGFIGGGFATVLFGILFSYVLCNYQYFICPIQYSEELGRMTMSCVPSYLFTPQEYSLKLFGIGKTISLYPYIWHSISLSLFSSIIGPFGGFFASGFKRAFKIKDFGDMIPGHGGIMDRFDCQFLMATFVNVYISSFIRTPSPAKLLTQIYNLKPDQQYQIYQSLKDNLGDMLT; encoded by the exons ATGGCCGAAGTGCGACGCAGAAAGGGCGAGGAGGAGCCCCTGGAGGAGACAGCGATCTCCGGAACCGGAGGAGCCATCAAGCGGAATTCCTCCGCCGCCGATTCCTCGGACCAT GTGGACTCCGAGGAGGAGAAGATTCCCGAGGAGAAATTCGTCGACGATTTGGCCAAGAATCTGCCGCAGGGAACCGACAAGACACCCGAGATACTGGACTCGGCTTTAAAGGACCTGCCAGATCG ATGGAAGAATTGGGTCATCCGTGGCATTTTCACTTGGATCATGATCTGGGCCTTCGCACTGATCATCTATGGCGGACCGCTGGCCTTGATGATCACG ACTTTGCTGGTGCAGGTGAAGTGCTTCCAGGAGATCATCTCAATTGGGTACCAGGTGTATCGGATTCACGGCTTGCCCTGGTTCCGAAGTCTCTCCTGGTACTTCCTCCTCACCTCCAACTACTTCTTCTACGGGGAGAATTTGGTTGACTACTTTGGCGTTGTCATTAATCGTGTG GAATACCTCAAGTTCCTGGTGACCTATCATCGCTTCCTTTCCTTCGCCTTGTACATCATCGGATTCGTTTGGTTTGTCCTCTCGCTGGTGAAGAAGTACTACATCAAGCAGTTCAGCCTGTTCGCCTGGACTCACGTCTCCCTGTTGATTGTCGTCACCCAGAGCTACCTCATCATCCAGAATATATTCGAAGGACTTATTTGGTTCATCGTACCTGTCTCGATGATTGTGTGCAATGATGTCATGGCGTACGTATTCGGCTTCTTCTTTGGACGCACGCCCCTCATTAAGCTCAGCCCCAAGAAGACCTGGGAGGGCTTCATTGGGGGTGGCTTCGCCACCGTTCTCTTTGGCATTCTGTTCTCCTACGTGCTGTGCAACTACCAGTACTTCATCTGCCCCATCCAGTACTCGGAGGAACTGGGTCGCATGACCATGTCCTGTGTGCCCAGCTATCTGTTCACACCGCAGGAATACAGTCTTAAGTTG TTTGGCATTGGCAAAACTATAAGCCTCTACCCCTACATCTGGCACTCGATCTCCCTAAGTCTGTTTAGCTCCATAATTGGACCCTTCGGCGGTTTCTTCGCCTCCGGATTTAAGAGAGCTTTCAAAATTAAG GACTTTGGTGACATGATTCCCGGACATGGCGGCATCATGGATCGTTTCGACTGCCAGTTCCTCATGGCCACCTTCGTCAACGTTTATATATCTAGCTTCATCAGAACTCCGTCGCCTGCGAAGTTACTGACCCAGATTTACAACCTTAAACCTGATCAACAATACCAAATTTATCAGTCGCTCAAGGACAACCTGGGCGATATGCTAACCTAA